One region of Bombus affinis isolate iyBomAffi1 chromosome 3, iyBomAffi1.2, whole genome shotgun sequence genomic DNA includes:
- the LOC126914556 gene encoding BRCA2-interacting transcriptional repressor EMSY isoform X3 has product MWPMRHETMTRDECRKCLRCLELEAYGNMVSVLRAQGPFTSEKQKLLQELAKVLHISNERHRAEVRRAVNDEKLATIAEQLSGPNTGTDWTIEGRRAIPLLPRLKARSAFTTLANSLSLATVAANKRNLHVHEIAEDAKDITNESPVKVKVQENSFSNHEFASSEDKLSDENVLTEVTESDRNKEVNNHSNTSDSSEKYIIPEKRKPSSPLSPAPPNKVLVVSSSSIGTFNHGTADKGSLENTIHLSRISTNSLQHQNVTIIPLNINCGENITESKESVVQESASNHSVIPPGNFVNTVIPVGTNITKTKGRVITTQNKLNTKIGSAILVSGNVSCTTGNKFQPDVQDISTQDSLSPKVSVSHTLQKPSSSENSNSVTSSTKCIVPVIHSNIKPPIPKTITSSNSHRLMAVCPVTTVSNGPGPPQAKQITTLTCKKLSSTLNNQTTAKGVTLNSNKTVNISHHPDTKLGSKTNVIVIQKGQTKGVTLSQAGKEVLGKVIMGGKSLCVASQHNAPINMVQRHVTLNNGDQGLTMLSTTNSSHTESITPNVKSGNTIMFNLRQDVLEKNKALSHLLESSHVLTSESKTVIQNTNALLSKEPSNSDLHVQDKELVVKTDGVITTVKDEKHRLKYTQKYTLLESN; this is encoded by the exons ATGTGGCCGATGAGACACGAAACCATGACCCGCGATGAATGCAGAAAATGTTTACGATGTTTGG AGTTAGAAGCTTATGGAAATATGGTGTCTGTCTTACGTGCTCAAGGTCCTTTCACTAGTGAAAAACAGAAATTGCTACAAGAACTTGCTAAAGTTTTACATATTTCTAATGAACGACATCGTGCTGAAGTACGAAGAGCTGTTAATGATGAAAAATTAGCAACAATAGCTGAGCA GTTAAGTGGTCCAAATACTGGTACTGATTGGACTATTGAAGGCCGACGTGCTATTCCACTTTTACCAAGATTAAAGGCTCGATCTGCATTTACAACTTTAGCAAATAGCTTGTCCCTTGCAACAGTAGCAGCAAACAAAAGGAATCTTCATGTTCATGAGATAGCAGAGGATGCAAAAG ATATTACAAATGAATCTCCTGTGAAGGTAAAAGTACAAGAAAACTCGTTTAGCAATCATGAGTTTGCATCTAGTGAAGATAAATTAAGCGATGAAAATGTTCTAACTGAg GTCACTGAATCAGATAGGAATAAAGAAGTTAATAATCACAGCAATACCTCTGATAGCagtgaaaaatatattatacctGAGAAACGTAAACCCTCTTCTCCTCTCTCACCAGCACCTCCAAACAAG GTTCTGGTAGTATCTTCAAGTTCAATAGGAACTTTTAATCATGGTACTGCTGATAAAGGATCGCTAGAAAATACTATTCATTTGTCACGAATATCTACAAATTCGTTACAGCATCAAAATGTCACTATAATACCATTAAATATTAATTGTGGAGAAAATATTACAG AATCTAAGGAATCAGTAGTACAAGAAAGTGCCAGTAACCATTCAGTAATTCCACCTGGTAATTTTGTGAATACAGTAATCCCAGTAGGTACAAATATTACAAAAACTAAAGGAAGAGTAATTACAACGCAAAATAAGCTTAATACAAAAATCGGATCTGCAATTTTGGTGTCCGGTAATGTGTCATGTACAACAGGAAATAAATTTCAGCCTGATGTTCAAGATATATCTACACAAGATAGTTTAA GTCCAAAAGTATCCGTATCTCATACTTTACAAAAACCATCAAGTTCAGAAAATTCGAATTCAGTTACAAGCAGCACAAAGTGCATTGTGCCAGTAATACATTCTAACATAAAACCTCCAATACCTAAAACTATTACCTCCA GTAATTCACATCGACTGATGGCTGTTTGTCCTGTTACAACAGTATCTAATGGACCAGGGCCACCTCAGGCTAAGCAAATAACAACATTAACTTGTAAAAAATTATCTTCAACGCTCAACAATCAAACCACTGCCAAG GGTGTTAcactaaattctaataaaactGTAAATATATCTCACCACCCTGATACAAAATTAGGATCTAAAACAAACGTGATTGTTATACAAAAGGGTCAAACCAAAGGTGTTACTCTCTCTCAAGCAGGCAAG GAAGTATTAGGGAAAGTAATAATGGGTGGAAAAAGTTTGTGTGTTGCGAGTCAACACAATGCTCCTATTAATATGGTTCAGCGCCATGTTACATTGAATAATGGAGATCAAGGTCTAACTATGCTATCCACAACAAACTCATCTCATACAGAATCTATAACACCTAATGTAAAG tCTGGTAATACTATTATGTTCAATCTTCGGCAGGATGTTTTGGAAAAAAATAAAGCACTCTCTCATCTTCTTGAATCATCTCATGTTCTTACCTCTGAATCTAAGACTGTGATACAAAATACTAATGCTCTTCTTTCAAAGGAACCAAGTAACAGTGATTTACATGTACAGGATAAAGAGCTAGTTGTAAAAACCGATGGTGTAATTACTACTGTTAAAGATGAGAAACACAG ATTGAAATATACCCAAAAATATACGCTTCTTGAGTCGAATTAA
- the LOC126914556 gene encoding BRCA2-interacting transcriptional repressor EMSY isoform X6 — MWPMRHETMTRDECRKCLRCLELEAYGNMVSVLRAQGPFTSEKQKLLQELAKVLHISNERHRAEVRRAVNDEKLATIAEQLSGPNTGTDWTIEGRRAIPLLPRLKARSAFTTLANSLSLATVAANKRNLHVHEIAEDAKDITNESPVKVKVQENSFSNHEFASSEDKLSDENVLTEVTESDRNKEVNNHSNTSDSSEKYIIPEKRKPSSPLSPAPPNKVLVVSSSSIGTFNHGTADKGSLENTIHLSRISTNSLQHQNVTIIPLNINCGENITESKESVVQESASNHSVIPPGNFVNTVIPVGTNITKTKGRVITTQNKLNTKIGSAILVSGNVSCTTGNKFQPDVQDISTQDSLSPKVSVSHTLQKPSSSENSNSVTSSTKCIVPVIHSNIKPPIPKTITSSNSHRLMAVCPVTTVSNGPGPPQAKQITTLTCKKLSSTLNNQTTAKGVTLNSNKTVNISHHPDTKLGSKTNVIVIQKGQTKGVTLSQAGKEVLGKVIMGGKSLCVASQHNAPINMVQRHVTLNNGDQGLTMLSTTNSSHTESITPNVKEPSNSDLHVQDKELVVKTDGVITTVKDEKHRLKYTQKYTLLESN, encoded by the exons ATGTGGCCGATGAGACACGAAACCATGACCCGCGATGAATGCAGAAAATGTTTACGATGTTTGG AGTTAGAAGCTTATGGAAATATGGTGTCTGTCTTACGTGCTCAAGGTCCTTTCACTAGTGAAAAACAGAAATTGCTACAAGAACTTGCTAAAGTTTTACATATTTCTAATGAACGACATCGTGCTGAAGTACGAAGAGCTGTTAATGATGAAAAATTAGCAACAATAGCTGAGCA GTTAAGTGGTCCAAATACTGGTACTGATTGGACTATTGAAGGCCGACGTGCTATTCCACTTTTACCAAGATTAAAGGCTCGATCTGCATTTACAACTTTAGCAAATAGCTTGTCCCTTGCAACAGTAGCAGCAAACAAAAGGAATCTTCATGTTCATGAGATAGCAGAGGATGCAAAAG ATATTACAAATGAATCTCCTGTGAAGGTAAAAGTACAAGAAAACTCGTTTAGCAATCATGAGTTTGCATCTAGTGAAGATAAATTAAGCGATGAAAATGTTCTAACTGAg GTCACTGAATCAGATAGGAATAAAGAAGTTAATAATCACAGCAATACCTCTGATAGCagtgaaaaatatattatacctGAGAAACGTAAACCCTCTTCTCCTCTCTCACCAGCACCTCCAAACAAG GTTCTGGTAGTATCTTCAAGTTCAATAGGAACTTTTAATCATGGTACTGCTGATAAAGGATCGCTAGAAAATACTATTCATTTGTCACGAATATCTACAAATTCGTTACAGCATCAAAATGTCACTATAATACCATTAAATATTAATTGTGGAGAAAATATTACAG AATCTAAGGAATCAGTAGTACAAGAAAGTGCCAGTAACCATTCAGTAATTCCACCTGGTAATTTTGTGAATACAGTAATCCCAGTAGGTACAAATATTACAAAAACTAAAGGAAGAGTAATTACAACGCAAAATAAGCTTAATACAAAAATCGGATCTGCAATTTTGGTGTCCGGTAATGTGTCATGTACAACAGGAAATAAATTTCAGCCTGATGTTCAAGATATATCTACACAAGATAGTTTAA GTCCAAAAGTATCCGTATCTCATACTTTACAAAAACCATCAAGTTCAGAAAATTCGAATTCAGTTACAAGCAGCACAAAGTGCATTGTGCCAGTAATACATTCTAACATAAAACCTCCAATACCTAAAACTATTACCTCCA GTAATTCACATCGACTGATGGCTGTTTGTCCTGTTACAACAGTATCTAATGGACCAGGGCCACCTCAGGCTAAGCAAATAACAACATTAACTTGTAAAAAATTATCTTCAACGCTCAACAATCAAACCACTGCCAAG GGTGTTAcactaaattctaataaaactGTAAATATATCTCACCACCCTGATACAAAATTAGGATCTAAAACAAACGTGATTGTTATACAAAAGGGTCAAACCAAAGGTGTTACTCTCTCTCAAGCAGGCAAG GAAGTATTAGGGAAAGTAATAATGGGTGGAAAAAGTTTGTGTGTTGCGAGTCAACACAATGCTCCTATTAATATGGTTCAGCGCCATGTTACATTGAATAATGGAGATCAAGGTCTAACTATGCTATCCACAACAAACTCATCTCATACAGAATCTATAACACCTAATGTAAAG GAACCAAGTAACAGTGATTTACATGTACAGGATAAAGAGCTAGTTGTAAAAACCGATGGTGTAATTACTACTGTTAAAGATGAGAAACACAG ATTGAAATATACCCAAAAATATACGCTTCTTGAGTCGAATTAA